The Vicia villosa cultivar HV-30 ecotype Madison, WI unplaced genomic scaffold, Vvil1.0 ctg.000470F_1_1, whole genome shotgun sequence genomic interval ATAGAAGAAATTGAAGGTTCCAATCTTGTTCTACAATCCACACTAAATATGAAACTCACCTTTTCATCCTTTAGTTCTTCTGTTTTTGCTAAACATGATATCACATAAGCACATGTAACTGAAAAAGTTGACAGATTTATAACATTCATTTTCATCTCATTTTTTGCATTCTTCTTAAGCTTTTGAATATTTGAAGGTGATAATTCAAATAAACTTTTAACTGCATCATTTTTCAACCTACCAGGAAATTCCCAAACCTTGAGACTTTTATTATTTGGTCCATAATGATTCATCAAAGCATCAGCATATGCTTCACTGATTCCACTATAATGATCTTCTACCACTGATCTATCAAAACAAGGTGTTACATTTCCAAGGTTAGGGTTAGAACATGTAATATAAGACCATGATTTCATAAAATTGGTTGAAGATTTTCCATCAAAAGCAACATGGTGTGTGGATATTCCAATGCAAAAACCTTTGTTCGGAAACAAAGTGACTTGAATTGAAATCAAAGAAGCTTTTTCAtctgaagttttcaaaagaggtatcaagtgatgtctctttgaagcTTCACAATGATTTGAAGAAAGATCTTCAAAACTTTCTTTGGACTCAACAACGGTAAAGGAAACAGAATCGCCGTGAACATAGTTTATGATTGGTTTTGATGAATCAATAGGCCAAATTATGTTGCCGGAAAGAGGGAGAAAAAGTTCAAGTGTGAGTGAAAGAGAGTTTTTGAGATTTGGAAGAAGAATTTCATAGAAAAAAGTGGTTGAGTTTGTGAGTTCATAGAAAAAGAGACGTTGAACTGG includes:
- the LOC131628689 gene encoding phenolic glucoside malonyltransferase 1-like; amino-acid sequence: MAQQEQSFKIIEVCNVEPFHEPSKPSQSPTSLPLTFFDLLWLRFPPVQRLFFYELTNSTTFFYEILLPNLKNSLSLTLELFLPLSGNIIWPIDSSKPIINYVHGDSVSFTVVESKESFEDLSSNHCEASKRHHLIPLLKTSDEKASLISIQVTLFPNKGFCIGISTHHVAFDGKSSTNFMKSWSYITCSNPNLGNVTPCFDRSVVEDHYSGISEAYADALMNHYGPNNKSLKVWEFPGRLKNDAVKSLFELSPSNIQKLKKNAKNEMKMNVINLSTFSVTCAYVISCLAKTEELKDEKVSFIFSVDCRTRLEPSISSMYFGNCVVGHIIKLETKKLMGKGGFLSALEGISERLEKVKNGVLDGAENWLHDMLNPKESFKLYSTAGSPRFEVYDIDFGFGKPKKVDMASTDKTGAFSLSESKNHNGGIEIGLALNKHEMEAFSTLFVQGLEAI